The genomic segment GGCGCGGTCGCGCAGCCCGCGGCCACGCCGACCATCGCCGCCCATCCCGAAACTGCCACCCACCTCCGCAGTGCACCGATGGTCTGCATGTCTCGTCATGCGCGAAGCACCGGGGGCCGGTCAAGCGGAGAGTGCGTCGGTGCAGCGCCCGCCGCCCATCCTCCTTAGCCCCTGCCCCTGCCCTTGCCCCTCCGCGCGGGGCAGGGGCAGGGGCTGCGGGCTCACGGCGCCAGCGGCACCGGCTGCTCCAGGTAGTCCTGCGCTTTCGTGATCCACCAGTAGCCGTCAGGCGGCGGCGAGCCGCGGCCATGGGTCGAATCGCCGACGCCGTCGCCGAAGAGGATTGCAACGATGCCGGCGTCACGCGCCGCCGCCATGTGCGAGGCCCAGGTCACCGTGGTCCCGTCGACGGACACCGAACCCGGGTAGCCCGGATCGCTTTGCCCGAAATACGCCAGCCGCTGCGCGTCGCTAGTCGAGAACCGGTCGCCAAGAAAGTAGGTCGGAGCCGAATCCTCGTAGCGCTGGTGGGTGTTGGTCAGATCGGGAAAGACGCCGCCGGTCGCGTAAGGGTTCACCGCGAGGCTGCTATTCACGTGGCCGACGGGGATTTGCCAGAGCACGACTGGCACGCCGGTCTGTTGGTGCACTCGCCCGGCGAACTCCACGTAGTTGTTCCAGTGCACCGCGTTCCAGAACCAGGTCGAATCCCACGGAGCGGCCGCCCCGCCGAAGCCGCCGTCGAGGCCGTACTTGTCGATCGAGACGAAGTCGGCCCCGTAACTCAGCACACCCGCCGCCATGTAGTACGCGGCGATGCGATCGGCCTCCAGTTGGATGCGGGCGCGGCCCGCCGCGATGCCGAGCGAGTCGGTAATGCGCATCAGACCGGTGGCCGGGATGCCGGAGCCGTCGGTGAGACTGGCCCACAGGTTGAACTGCCAGCCGAAGACCGCGTTCGGCGCTTCGCGGCCGATCAGGTAGTTGATCGCCTGCACGAGTCCGGCGACCGTGTCGGGAAAGGCCGGGTCGGTGCCGCGAACGAGAATGCCGCGATCGTAGGCGGCGTGAACCGCCGCCGTTATCTGGTGCGGCTGCAGACCCGAGAGCTGCATCATGTAGCCGAGGAAGTCCGGCTCGAGCACGATGCCGACGACGTCGTCGCCGCCTTCGCTACGGACGATCGCCAGCGCTTTCATCAGGTCGTCGAAGTAGGCGCTCATGTATGTCGAACTCTGAATATGCTCGAGATCGGTGTAGTAGCTCTCGCCGCCGTCGGGGATGTTGTAGTAAACGAAGACGGGAATCATCCCGAGCTTCTTGCTCTCGCGGATGTAGCTGGTGGCCCGCGCGCCGTTGCCTCCCGCCCAGCCGTACCAGCCGTTGAGAGGACCGCCGTTGAGGTAGATGTAGCGCATGTCGACGCGCGTGTTCTTCCGGCCGCTACCGAAGTTCCGCCACAGCGCCAGGTCGTCGGGTGTGTCTTCGCTCACCGAGCCGACTGCGAGATGCTGCGGGAAACCGGGCAGCGAACCGTCGCTATGGCGGACACGGACGCCGACGTGACGCACCGCGCCGGAGGTCGTATCGGCGATACGCACGCCGGCGCGGCCCGGCTGGCGGGCATCGATACGCAGCGTGCCCGCTCCGATCACGGCCGGGGTGACGGTGTCCGGGTTGTTGCTCGCAACCGCGAAGCTCCCGGCACCTCCACCGGCGCGCGCAAGGGTGAAGTCGCTGGTGCCGAGAGGGACCGTGATCTGCAAAGCCGGAGTGCCCGCGGCGTCGACACCCTCGATGACGATGCCGCTGCCCGGCCCGATCGTCGGCGACGGGGGCGCCCCGATTTCGATCGTGCACGACGCGCCGTTGAAAACGCAGCCGCCCGGTAGCGCCGTGCTTCCCGACGCCGTAAAGCCGATCGTCGCCATCGCGTTGGGAGCGAGCGTGCCGTTCCAGGTTTCGTTGGCAACGATGCGATGCGTGGCGGACCCGGAAAGCAACCGGCCGTTCCACAATGCGTCTATGCGATCGTTGAGGTCGAACTCCAGAGTCCAACCATTGACGGCGGTCGCTGCAGTGTTGGTGATCTGCAGGTCGGCGTTGTAGCCGCCGTCCCAGGCCCCGGTGCGGGTGAAGACGACACGCACGCCGTTGCCGGGTCGGGGCGTAACGGTCGCCGTGGCTGAGGCTGTCGCTGTCGCGGTGGCCGGCGGGCGTGTCTGGGTTGCCGTGGAAGCAGGTCGCGTCGCCGTCGCCGAGAACGTGGGCGTGAACGTCGAAGGGCGGGTCGGAGTCCGGGTCGGCGTCGGGGTGGTCACGCCACCCGTAGGCGTGCGGGTCGGCGTCCGGGTGGCAGTGCGGGGGCGCGTCGGCGTTGGGGTGGCAAGGGAGGTCGCGGTTCTGGTCGCCGTTCGAGTCGCCGCGCGGGTCGGTGTCGGGCCGCTGCCCGACCGCACGACGATGTTCGCCGGGGCCGGCGCTCCGCCCGGTGTGGCAACGAAACCGAAGGACACCTGTCCGCCGGCAGGAATATGCGGATTCCAGGTCGCTCCTCGTATCGTGTAACGATTGCCGACGCGGCTGACGAGCCGGGCATCCCACAAGCTCGTCATGGTCACCGGCTGGTCGAACTCAACCACCCAGTCGGTTAGCGAAGTCGCTTGCGAGTTGCGCACCGTCACCTGCGCCTGGAAGCCGGAACCCCAGTCGGCGGTTACTTTGTAGTCCACCGACTGGGCGTACGCCTCCACGGCAAGGATCGAACAGAACATTGCGGTCACGAAACCCCGACGAATCACAGGCATGAACATCCTCCGCGTTGATGGCGGAAGTAGGGAGCAATGGTCGTACCAGCCGGCCGTGCCCGGTGCGGAGTGGGGAGCGAATGGAACGGATCTGCGGCCGACGCCGGTAGTGTTCCTTATGGAATACAGGC from the Candidatus Binatia bacterium genome contains:
- a CDS encoding cellulose binding domain-containing protein, whose translation is MPVIRRGFVTAMFCSILAVEAYAQSVDYKVTADWGSGFQAQVTVRNSQATSLTDWVVEFDQPVTMTSLWDARLVSRVGNRYTIRGATWNPHIPAGGQVSFGFVATPGGAPAPANIVVRSGSGPTPTRAATRTATRTATSLATPTPTRPRTATRTPTRTPTGGVTTPTPTRTPTRPSTFTPTFSATATRPASTATQTRPPATATATASATATVTPRPGNGVRVVFTRTGAWDGGYNADLQITNTAATAVNGWTLEFDLNDRIDALWNGRLLSGSATHRIVANETWNGTLAPNAMATIGFTASGSTALPGGCVFNGASCTIEIGAPPSPTIGPGSGIVIEGVDAAGTPALQITVPLGTSDFTLARAGGGAGSFAVASNNPDTVTPAVIGAGTLRIDARQPGRAGVRIADTTSGAVRHVGVRVRHSDGSLPGFPQHLAVGSVSEDTPDDLALWRNFGSGRKNTRVDMRYIYLNGGPLNGWYGWAGGNGARATSYIRESKKLGMIPVFVYYNIPDGGESYYTDLEHIQSSTYMSAYFDDLMKALAIVRSEGGDDVVGIVLEPDFLGYMMQLSGLQPHQITAAVHAAYDRGILVRGTDPAFPDTVAGLVQAINYLIGREAPNAVFGWQFNLWASLTDGSGIPATGLMRITDSLGIAAGRARIQLEADRIAAYYMAAGVLSYGADFVSIDKYGLDGGFGGAAAPWDSTWFWNAVHWNNYVEFAGRVHQQTGVPVVLWQIPVGHVNSSLAVNPYATGGVFPDLTNTHQRYEDSAPTYFLGDRFSTSDAQRLAYFGQSDPGYPGSVSVDGTTVTWASHMAAARDAGIVAILFGDGVGDSTHGRGSPPPDGYWWITKAQDYLEQPVPLAP